The DNA window CCCGCACAAGATGCGGGGTCTAAAAAGGAAAATTGACTGACGTCGATTCCTAAGGGGGAGGCCATACACTGACAAAAAGATCCACTTCGTGTCTCATTTATTATCCATCGATGAATAATTAACCTTAAAACACAAATTTTATTTGCCAACCTTTTTGCTATCCCCGCACAAGATGCGGGGTCTAAAAAGGAGAATTGACTAACGTCGATTCCTAAGGGGGAGGCCATACACTGACAAAAGACCCGTTATACGGATCTACTATTATTTTTTCGCAACACAGCTGAAATAAATTTCGCTACGTCACTCAAAAATAATAAAGCCCCTTGCGGGGCTTTTTCGTCAGTGTAGCGAGGAGGGGAATTGAACCCCTGACCTCAGGGTTATGAATCCTGCGCTCTAACCACCTGAGCTACCTCGCCATTTGAAATATGCAATAAAAAAACCCTTCAGCAGGGTTAGGTGATTGCGAGTGCAAAACTATACATTCCTTCCTTTCATATACAAATGTTTGCAAAAAGTTTTTTTTATTGGCCAATTGTTGTACTTTTTCGCGCATTCCTAACAAAGTAGAAATGGCAAAACGCAAGTTTGAATTTGAATTTGAAATAAATGCTTCCGGTAAGCTTCTATACCCTTATATAGCAACACCCGGTGGATTGGAGGAGTGGTTTGCAGACAATGTCATAATAGATGCAGATAAGAACTACAATTTGGTTTGGGATGAAGAGGATCATTTCGCCAAAATTGCTTCTCAGAAAATGCACAAACATGTGAAATTTGAATTTCTGGATGAAAGCAAAAAACCTATAGAAGATCCAAATTATATTGAATTCACACTGGCCAAAAACGAGATGACCGAAACCTATTATCTTCAGATTAGTGATTACTGCGAAGAAGATAATGAAGAAGATGAGCTTTATGAACTATGGGAATCCATGGTAAATGAACTCAAGAGCATTGTCGGTGGTTAAAACCTCTGATGAGAAAGATAGATAAACTTGTCTTCAAGGCTTTTGCCGGGCCTTTTGCAATTACTTTTTGCGTCGTAGTCTTTATTTTCCTTACCCAGTTTCTCATGAATTACTTCGATGAGCTGATTGGCAAGGACCTGGGCTTTTTGGTGTATGCAAGATTGATTTTTTATTTCTCTCTGACCATGACACCGGTGGCTCTTCCACTGGCAATTCTTCTCGCCTGTCTGATAACATTTGGAAATTTGGGTGAACACTTTGAACTCACTGCCATAAAAAGCGCAGGCATATCTCTGACCAGGGTTTTATACCCAATGCTCTTCTTTTCAATAGCTATGGTTTTCGTTTCCTTTTGGTTCAATAATAATTTAATCCCCAAAGTCAATTTAAAAGCATACAGCCTGCTTTACGATATCCGACAGAAAAAACCCGCACTTGATTTCAAAGACGGTATTTTTTATAATGGAATCCCCAACTACAGCATAAAAGTTCAACACAAAGATCCGGAAACTCAGGAATTGAGCGGTGTTCTGATATACGATCATTCTGAAGGCAAAGGCAATACTAAAGTCAT is part of the Hyphobacterium sp. CCMP332 genome and encodes:
- a CDS encoding ATPase encodes the protein MAKRKFEFEFEINASGKLLYPYIATPGGLEEWFADNVIIDADKNYNLVWDEEDHFAKIASQKMHKHVKFEFLDESKKPIEDPNYIEFTLAKNEMTETYYLQISDYCEEDNEEDELYELWESMVNELKSIVGG